In the genome of Gadus chalcogrammus isolate NIFS_2021 chromosome 21, NIFS_Gcha_1.0, whole genome shotgun sequence, one region contains:
- the disp1 gene encoding protein dispatched homolog 1: MCPSERSVAEAGPPITGRRLTEQQEVPGGGLHPAPPDRPGPQDPVRSGPLITYHEVVVLHERYLPSVFPCAPPPGQQGAAVRRGGVAAVWAGACHVVQRGLAAMSEASTVFFEKVLPCVVIKLRYLWLLWFLALTVGGAYVVCVDPKMKLPSLELAEFQVFRSSHPFERYDADFKKLFMFERVQNGEDLHMPITIIWGVTPEDNGDPLNPKNKGKLVLDGGFNIASPASQLWLLNFCQKLRNQSFVFQSEEQDFTSCFMETFKQWMENQECDEASALYPCCSQSTFPYRQEVFELCIKRAIMELDRNTMYHLDSKTPGPRFDINDTIRAIVLEFQSTYLFTLAYDKMYHFYRQVDEWISEELLSAPAGLRHGWFISNLEFYDLQDSLSGGTLIAMALSVGVAFGVMLLTTWNVIISLYAIISIAGTIFVTVGSLVLLGWELNVLESVTISVAVGLSVDFAVHYGVAYRLAPEPDRDGKVVFSLSRMGSAIAMAALTTFVAGAMMMPSTVLAYTQLGTFMMLIMCVSWAFATFFFQCMCRCLGPQGSCGQIPLPEKLRCQAFAEGTASLPPPPGKSPGSGKYRLGGRGAVEVEHCELEPLAANQSKEGEEPCQNGSANSRPPQAPGDLGPSPDPAGPQRRHLQLGPQTLSPSPPPNPSPEALYPARECCLHYIRYPHLHHHPCSQGWMAHHLLPDPGQDPGPGPPGGLENPPPRVSPPGQNQTPPTGSERTRPQAPAPVGPCQVCRPAPLQPDAAPPGGDHRSCGGRLSSPPGGDHVSRTLSCCTTPRSQDTPPGRPHPPVDPIVHAPRDAAAREPTASPRKLGCFKRRLKVKTPDTSEVDGGAAAQPPPATPASESLC, encoded by the exons GTGGTGGTCCTCCACGAGCGCTACCTGCCCAGCGTGTTCCCCTGCGCCCCTCCCccgggccagcagggggcggcggTGCGTCGCGGCGGCGTGGCGGCGGTCTGGGCCGGCGCCTGCCACGTGGTGCAGCGGGGGCTGGCGGCCATGTCGGAGGCGTCCACGGTGTTCTTCGAGAAGGTGCTGCCCTGCGTGGTCATCAAGCTGCGCTACCTGTGGCTGCTGTGGTTCCTGGCGCTGACGGTGGGCGGGGCCTACGTGGTGTGCGTGGACCCCAAGATGAAGCTGCCCTCGCTGGAGCTGGCCGAGTTCCAGGTGTTCCGCTCCTCGCATCCCTTCGAGCGCTACGACGCCGACTTCAAGAAGCTCTTCATGTTCGAGCGGGTGCAGAACGGAGAGGACCTCCACATGCCCATCACCATCATCTGGGGGGTGACCCCCGAGGACAACGGGGACCCCCTGAACCCCAAGAACAAGGGCAAGCTGGTGCTGGACGGGGGCTTCAACATCGCCAGCCCCGCCTCCCAGCTCTGGCTGCTCAACTTCTGCCAGAAGCTCAGGAACCAGAGCTTCGTGTTCCAGTCCGAGGAGCAGGACTTCACCAGCTGCTTCATGGAGACCTTCAAGCAG TGGATGGAGAACCAGGAGTGCGACGAGGCCTCTGCGCTCTACCCCTGCTGCAGCCAGTCCACCTTCCCCTACCGCCAGGAGGTGTTTGAGCTGTGCATCAAGAGGGCCATCATGGAGCTGGACCGCAACACCATGTACCACCTGGACAGCAAGACCCCCGGCCCGCGCTTCGACATCAACGACACCATCCGGGCCATCGTGCTGGAGTTCCAGAGCACCTACCTGTTCACCCTGGCCTACGACAAGATGTACCACTTCTACCGCCAG GTGGACGAGTGGATCAGCGAGGAGCTGCTCAGCGCCCCGGCCGGCCTCCGTCACGGCTGGTTCATCAGCAACCTGGAGTTCTACGACCTCCAGGACAGCCTGTCGGGGGGCACCCTGATCGCCATGGCGCTGTCGGTGGGCGTGGCCTTCGGCGTGATGCTGCTGACCACGTGGAACGTCATCATCAGCCTCTACGCCATCATCTCCATCGCCGGCACCATCTTCGTGACGGTGGGCTCCCTGGTGCTGCTGGGCTGGGAGCTCAACGTTCTGGAGTCGGTCACCATCTCCGTGGCCGTGGGGCTGTCGGTGGACTTCGCCGTGCACTACGGCGTGGCGTACCGGCTGGCGCCCGAGCCGGACCGGGACGGGAAGGTGGTCTTCTCTCTGAGCCGCATGGGCTCGGCCATCGCCATGGCGGCCCTGACCACCTTCGTGGCGGGCGCCATGATGATGCCGTCCACGGTGCTGGCGTACACGCAGCTGGGCACCTTCATGATGCTCATCATGTGCGTCAGCTGGGCCTTCGCCACCTTCTTCTTCCAGTGCATGTGCCGCTGCCTGGGTCCCCAGGGGTCCTGCGGGCAGATCCCCCTCCCCGAGAAGCTGCGGTGCCAGGCCTTCGCCGAGGGCACCGCcagcctccccccgcccccggggaAGAGCCCCGGGTCGGGCAAGTACCGGCTGGGCGGGCGGGGAGCTGTGGAGGTGGAGCACTGCGAGCTGGAGCCGCTGGCGGCCAATCAGagcaaggagggggaggagccctgTCAAAACGGCTCGGCCAATAGCCGTCCCCCGCAGGCCCCCGGAGATCTCGGACCCTCCCCGGACCCTGCTGGCCCTCAGAGGAGACACCTCCAGCTGGGCCCCCAgaccctctccccttctccccccccgaACCCGTCCCCCGAAGCCCTCTACCCGGCCCGGGAGTGCTGTCTGCACTACATCCgctacccccacctccaccaccacccctgctCCCAGGGCTGGATGGCCCACCACCTCCTGCCCGACCCCGGCCAGGACCCTGGTCCGGGACCCCCGGGGGGTCTGGAGAACCCACCCCCCAGGGTGAGTCCGCCCGGGCAGAACCAGACTCCACCGACGGGTTCGGAGAGGACACGCCCTCAGGCCCCGGCTCCCGTCGGCCCCTGCCAGGTGTGCCGACCAGCGCCGCTACAACCAGACGCCGCCCCACCTGGTGGCGACCACCGCAGTTGTGGGGGGCGTCTGTCGAGCCCCCCGGGGGGCGACCATGTCTCCAGGACGCTCTCCTGCTGCACGACGCCCCGCAGCCAGGACACGCCCCCCGGGAGGCCCCACCCCCCCGTCGACCCCATAGTACACGCCCCCCGGGACGCTGCCGCCCGCGAGCCGACTGCGTCTCCAAGGAAACTGGGCTGCTTCAAGAGGAGGTTAAAGGTCAAGACGCCAGACACCTCGGAGGTGGACGGCGGCGCGGCGGCACAGCCTCCGCCGGCCACGCCCGCCTCAGAGAGTTTGTGTTGA
- the thbd gene encoding thrombomodulin → MFPLLALLLLGVLAAGDGVLAGDDGHCDGTLCFAVFSKPADFQTARDQCSEFAGHLMTVQTADSNAVLRGLLRGSGPHWVGLSRAAGCQKEAGPLRGFRWDTGDTGSDFSNWDAAAADRSGCARRCVSVSSEDGFKWSVGSCDARAAGFLCEYRRRDACEPPGLLGTYTHPPYAGRSGDAEPRPHGTIFTRDSDGATSMCLSGEWVRTPWPCGMKGGGCEFECGGTEDHPVCLCPPGRAPSGEDPAVCAPFRGGDSCRALGCAHGCGGAPPTCACRPGFLLGADGRSCREAGPAPRGLRSCDRGYRSTVADDCVDVDECQDAPCEHDCTNTRGSFTCSCFDGYRRDPGDPLRCQAYCGLAECPAECDPNEPEDCSCPIGYILDVRQEGGVCMDLDECNNYHCDQLCKNSYGNYTCSCLAGFSLVGGHECVLGTVPESFTLSYVPTSDPAPPKTDRLSAGGLVAVVVAVAVVVFLAMILVYHFATRRSEGRAASPGGAGGHNLEQVASGLTEKAPALEE, encoded by the coding sequence ATGTTCCCGCTGCTCGCTCTCCTGCTTCTTGGGGTGCTCGCGGCTGGTGACGGGGTACTCGCGGGAGATGACGGACACTGCGATGGCACGCTCTGCTTCGCGGTTTTCTCAAAACCGGCAGATTTCCAAACGGCGCGGGACCAGTGTTCCGAGTTTGCGGGACACCTAATGACGGTCCAGACCGCGGACTCCAACGCCGTGCTGCGGGGGCTGTTGCGCGGGTCCGGGCCGCACTGGGTGGGCCTGTCCCGGGCCGCCGGGTGTCAGAAAGAGGCCGGCCCTCTGCGGGGGTTTCGCTGGGACACGGGCGACACGGGCTCAGACTTCTCCAACTGGGACGCGGCGGCTGCAGACCGCTCGGGCTGCGCGCGCCGATGCGTTTCGGTCTCGAGCGAGGACGGTTTCAAGTGGTCCGTTGGTTCCTGCGACGCGCGCGCCGCGGGGTTTCTGTGTGAGTACCGCCGCAGAGACGCGTGCGAGCCGCCTGGTTTGTTGGGGACCTACACGCACCCTCCTTACGCAGGACGGAGCGGCGACGCAGAGCCGCGGCCCCACGGCACCATCTTCACACGTGACTCCGACGGCGCAACGTCCATGTGTCTGTCCGGGGAGTGGGTGCGCACGCCGTGGCCCTGTGGGATGAAGGGGGGCGGGTGCGAGTTCGAGTGCGGCGGGACCGAGGACCACCCGGTGTGTCTGTGCCCCCCGGGGCGGGCGCCGAGCGGGGAGGACCCGGCTGTCTGCGCCCCGTTCCGGGGGGGGGACTCCTGCCGGGCCCTGGGCTGCGCCCACGGCTGCGGGGGGGCCCCTCCGACGTGCGCCTGCCGCCCCGGGTTCCTCCTGGGCGCGGACGGCCGATCGTGCCGGGAGGCGGGGCCGGCCCCCAGGGGCCTGCGGTCGTGCGACCGGGGGTACCGCTCCACGGTGGCAGACGACTGCGTGGACGTGGACGAGTGCCAGGACGCGCCCTGCGAGCACGACTGCACCAACACGCGCGGCAGCTTCACCTGCTCCTGCTTCGATGGCTACCGGCGGGACCCCGGGGACCCGCTGCGCTGCCAGGCCTACTGCGGGCTCGCAGAGTGCCCGGCCGAGTGCGACCCCAACGAACCCGAGGATTGCAGCTGCCCCATTGGCTACATCCTGGACGTTCGGCAGGAGGGCGGAGTCTGCATGGACCTGGACGAGTGCAACAACTACCACTGCGATCAGCTCTGCAAAAACTCCTACGGCAACTACACCTGCAGCTGCCTCGCTGGCTTCTCATTGGTCGGGGGCCACGAGTGTGTGCTGGGAACGGTGCCCGAGAGCTTCACCTTAAGCTACGtcccgacctctgaccccgcccCGCCCAAAACGGATCGGCTCTCtgcgggggggctggtggccgtggtggtggccgtggccgtggtgGTATTCCTGGCGATGATTCTCGTGTATCACTTCGCCACCCGACGCAGCGAAGGGCGGGCCGCGAGCCCCGGGGGGGCAGGAGGGCACAACCTGGAGCAAGTGGCCTCGGGCCTGACCGAGAAAGCGCCGGCCCTGGAGGAGTGA
- the LOC130374445 gene encoding thrombomodulin-like: protein MKEVLFCVARLLVLLSLLAARLAHGGRPPLAYLEDCDDNTCFLLFPGAHDFAGARDACRAEGGILATLPSAAEARRVQELLLRAGIGRFWIGLTLAEGRCPTNDSANYGYEWVTEAAAGISSNWTGVPDRCDRKCVSVSTDGAWQQESCEGTLDGFLCSAPFGWCRVADRSAEPGVHFALNGSTHARKTPGGTLWTTRGEKGSRYFDSKWLCGHGKWWRAPWFCEVETGGCSHTCVNNMCTCPDGQKLHSNNVTCVDERECSDTADCTGEHVQCRERLEGGGSECSCMDGYAMEDGACMDVKICELCEHMLCPTVEGAKVCTCRSGFVVSRENATRCDPHCDRPDCPAHCVVDTKGRSQCRCPSGYVVDDELSAAPLCVRIDEYDNYSNPTDPIPGTSEGPGPGEVVGPSGGVRPSAPPPALPATGVPGYVRVGAALGITAFVAAAMAVLYLPLRCALRRASGTLELSPDGGGLTLQQVTTEKYQRFSFDKQSRETPGW from the coding sequence ATGAAGGAAGTTCTCTTCTGCGTTGCGCGCCTCCTTGTGCTCTTGTCCCTGTTGGCCGCCAGGCTCGCGCATGGAGGCAGACCGCCGCTCGCTTACCTGGAGGACTGCGACGACAACACTTGCTTCCTCCTGTTCCCCGGGGCGCACGACTTCGCGGGCGCTCGGGACGCCTGCCGTGCGGAGGGCGGCATTCTCGCGACGCTGCCGTCGGCGGCGGAGGCGCGCAGGGTCCAGGAGTTACTGCTGCGCGCGGGCATCGGGAGGTTCTGGATTGGCCTGACCCTCGCGGAAGGCCGGTGTCCCACTAACGACTCGGCAAATTACGGCTACGAGTGGGTGACCGAGGCCGCCGCTGGAATCTCCTCAAACTGGACGGGGGTCCCGGACAGATGTGACCGCAAGTGCGTGTCCGTCTCGACGGACGGCGCGTGGCAGCAGGAGTCGTGCGAGGGGACTCTGGACGGGTTCCTGTGCTCCGCGCCGTTCGGCTGGTGTCGCGTCGCGGACCGGTCGGCCGAACCGGGAGTGCACTTCGCGTTAAACGGTTCAACGCACGCGCGGAAAACCCCAGGTGGAACCCTGTGGACGACCCGAGGGGAGAAGGGCTCGCGCTACTTCGACTCCAAGTGGCTGTGCGGGCACGGCAAGTGGTGGCGCGCGCCGTGGTTCTGCGAGGTGGAGACCGGCGGCTGCTCCCACACCTGCGTGAACAACATGTGCACGTGCCCCGACGGACAGAAGCTGCACTCGAACAACGTCACGTGCGTCGACGAGCGCGAATGCTCCGACACCGCGGACTGCACTGGGGAGCACGTGCAGTGCCGGGAGCGGCTGGAGGGGGGCGGGTCCGAGTGCTCGTGCATGGACGGCTACGCCATGGAGGACGGGGCGTGCATGGACGTTAAGATCTGCGAGCTCTGCGAGCACATGTTGTGCCCCACGGTGGAAGGGGCTAAGGTATGCACGTGCCGCTCCGGGTTCGTGGTGTCCCGGGAGAACGCCACCCGCTGCGACCCCCACTGCGACAGGCCCGATTGCCCCGCCCACTGCGTGGTGGACACCAAGGGGCGGTCCCAGTGCCGCTGCCCGTCGGGCTATGTCGTCGACGACGAGCTAAGCGCTGCCCCGCTGTGCGTACGGATTGACGAATACGACAACTACTCAAATCCCACCGACCCCATCCCGGGCACCAGCGAGGGGCCGGGCCCCGGCGAAGTGGTGGGGCCCAGTGGAGGGGTGAGGCCCagcgcccccccgcccgccctccCGGCCACAGGGGTCCCGGGCTACGTGCGGGTGGGCGCAGCCCTGGGCATCACGGCGTTCGTGGCGGCGGCCATGGCGGTTCTGTACCTGCCGCTGCGCTGTGCGCTGCGGCGCGCCAGCGGCACGCTGGAGCTGAGCCCCGACGGCGGCGGGCTCACCCTGCAGCAGGTCACCACCGAGAAGTACCAGCGCTTCTCCTTCGACAAGCAGAGCCGCGAGACCCCGGGGTGGTGA